In Xenopus tropicalis strain Nigerian chromosome 5, UCB_Xtro_10.0, whole genome shotgun sequence, one genomic interval encodes:
- the LOC100487949 gene encoding trace amine-associated receptor 4, with amino-acid sequence MFIVMAGAIVLTTIGNLMVIISVSHFKQLHSPTNFLILSLAITDCLLGLVIMPYSMVRSLTSCWYFGDLFCRLHSCLDMTLSTTSIFHLFFISVDRYYAVCQPLHYCRNITTNVILVFICISWAFSCLYSSGLVFSNVHTEGIQNYLATFACTGSCSLAFNKIWAVITSALCFFMPGTMMIGIYIHIFSVASKQAKLVRNQQNVHTDKAKNKLSFRAESKAAKALSIVMGVFLFCWLPFFIVTLVDPYTDFSASEDVYNTVLWFGYLNSAINPIIYALFYPWFKRSCALIVNGNIFKAGSSFSHIISSV; translated from the coding sequence ATGTTCATTGTAATGGCTGGAGCTATAGTACTCACAACCATAGGAAATCTAATGGTGATCATTTCAGTGTCACATTTTAAACAGCTCCATTCTCCGACTAACTTCCTTATTCTGTCCTTGGCCATTACAGATTGCCTGTTAGGACTGGTGATTATGCCTTACAGCATGGTGAGGTCATTAACATCTTGCTGGTATTTTGGAGACTTATTCTGCAGGTTGCACAGTTGCTTAGACATGACATTGTCTACAACCTCTATATTTCATCTCTTCTTTATTTCTGTTGACCGATACTATGCAGTGTGTCAGCCTCTTCATTATTGCAGAAACATAACTACTAATGTCATATTGGTATTTATATGTATCAGTTGGGCTTTCTCCTGTCTGTATTCTTCTGGGCTTGTTTTTTCCAATGTACACACTGAGGGAATCCAAAACTATTTAGCCACATTTGCTTGTACTGGCTCCTGTTCTCTTGCTTTTAACAAGATTTGGGCAGTAATTACTTCAGCACTGTGTTTCTTTATGCCAGGGACAATGATGATTGGGATTTACATACACATTTTCTCTGTTGCCAGTAAGCAAGCTAAGCTTGTACGTAATCAGCAGAATGTTCACACTGATAAAGCAAAGAATAAACTGTCTTTCAGGGCTGAAAGCAAAGCAGCAAAAGCACTAAGTATTGTCATGGGTGTGTTCTTGTTTTGCTGGCTGCCATTTTTCATTGTAACTTTAGTGGACCCTTACACAGATTTTTCAGCTTCAGAAGATGTATACAATACAGTTCTATGGTTTGGGTATTTGAACTCTGCCATCAACCCCATCATTTATGCATTGTTTTACCCATGGTTTAAAAGATCATGTGCATTGATTGTAAATGGGAATATATTTAAGGCAGGATCTTCATTTTCACATATTATAAGTAGTGTTTAA